A region of the Pseudorasbora parva isolate DD20220531a chromosome 18, ASM2467924v1, whole genome shotgun sequence genome:
gcaaTACTAAGCACAGACCtgtcatgtttttgttttttatttcctAGAAATGGTAGATTAAAAATGGCTTACAAAACACAAGTTCACAATTCTCATCCCCCTCCCTCTTCCCAGCTTACATCAACACACCCTAAAATCTGAAACCCCATACTGTATCTAAAACTAATATTTTCTGGCCTGCAAAAAATCGTTTCGCCCTTACGAAAGACAGCAGATGTGAGAGACTGACAAAAAAGGGGGGTAAAAAGAAATCGGCTTTGTTCTAACTTCCTACTTGATTACAGACAAATGAAGCCAATTCACGAGGCTGAAAAAAGTGTATTAGTGAACAGTGTAACCGTAACATCAACCATTCGGTTCCTTTCCCTAAATCACCACAGGGTTTTTAAGCTAAAGGGACACTACCACACTCTCTACATGTAAGATATGCTGAAACAGTACTAAGACGAAGTAAAAACAGTTGGTCAACCTGCAGCTGAGGTTGGCTTGGCTGGATTCGTATCATTGATCTCCATTTGACAGACGCTGTGGTTTAGTGGTTTGGTCTGCATGCCTGCATCTCTCCTCTGGGTTTGGAGTGACAGGTTGGATTTGTGGTGGTGGGAGAAGCTGTGATGACATCATGGCGTCAGCTCCCCTTTCTTCTGCGGGGTGCTGAGTTTCTGCATCCCTCGAACCTTCTCCAGCAGCGCTGCCACAAAGTCCTGCAGGGGGCCAGAATGACAATGATCTTTCCGGAGACTTATATAATAACATGACTGCCTTTTCATAAATCCATAATGGCACTTACATCATTAGGCTTGTAACAGTCGACCAGCAGCATCTAAAAAACAAATGGAAAGAGAATGAATGCCTTTTGGACTAATCTGTTGTTTTTCCAACTGTGTACCAATGAAATCAGAAAGCTGACACAAAATGCGGAAATAAATCTCCTGCTGAAAAATTCTGTCTTCAAAAAGAGCTTGTGACAGGAAGGATTACTGTCAAACCACCTGCAGATGAGGCACACTAGAGCGCAATTCAGCTCAGAAGGGTGGAAATCTAGAGTAATGTTCTTGGGGAGATATCTTATGAACCAAATCTAGTAAATGTAATAGAGATCTGATTAGACCTTCACTCGAATGGCTCTCTCAACATCGTTGGGCAGATCCAGAAGCTCATCCACATCTATTTCCAGTTCAGGCACCTCATCTTCCTGCAAAATACAGAACCACTAATGAGAGATGTTAATAGGGGCTCctgtgaaagaaaaaaagagtgaTTTTGAATAATTCACAAGCCACAGAAAGAGGGCCAATCATGAACTAGACCAGTatggttaaaaataaaaataaagacccTTTGAAGTATattgatgcatttgtgtaagaaaaatatccatatttaaaactttgcaaGCTGCAATCTCCAACTTCTGCTAACTGCCGTTGTGCGTTCACGGCCATTATAAAGTTTGggtgattgtattcatctgaaagaagaaagtcataaacacctaggatgacttgagtgtgagtaaatcatgggctaatgtttttttttatttttgggtgaactgtccctttaaagggACAACTTTATACTTCATTTACCCCAAAGCAGTGCGAATTAGAAGCTTAGGGTAAAAATGTGAAcccttaaatggatagttcagtGAAAAATCTAAATTCCAGAGGTGGACAGAagtgaagtatttttactgtactttttaaagtatatGTACTTTACCAGTGTTCTTCTTCAGAAAatttttacttcacaacattccaaaacataatattctACTTTTTACTGCATGATTTCATACTGAATGTCATTTATACTTATCTAcgtaaaaaaatgtgtattgtatacttttactcaagtaaaagtaattcaaagttttctagagtacaagtaagaaagtaaatgaaactaaaaataaaaactaaatgttttaatgtaattaagtattaatggtaagaaaacaacttttaatgtagtgcagtaaaaaaatatgaaattatatgttatgctttggaatgtacAGAAGTAAAAGTTACTCCACTACTAAAAGTtaaaatactccactactgtccgccGTCACCATTTTCTTTAACTAAAAGCCCCCATCTCACCAAGGATGATAATgataaagatatagttctaCAAATGGTTCTAAATATAAAAGATTAGCCGCTTCAGtagaatcactttcagaacatTTTTTCTAGCTGACAAACGATAAAActttgacagccaatcagaatccattctGCTTTAACAAGCTCAatcatttaaaggtcccatggcataaaatgttcattttatgaggtttttcagcattaatgttatttcaacataatatgttcccctagcctgaatattgtcccaaAGTGGCTATATCAGtacagggagaaaaaaaaagcattttatttctaaattatgaatttttttgacgtaaaaaaaaacatactaacaatataagtacacctcaggaaacattataaaataataataaaaaatccatgccatgggacctttaaagcaACAGATGACCGCAGCGCAGTAACAATAAACAGGACGAACGTGCATTGGTAATATAACTATTTTCTTTGTTGTTGTTCTGGTTGTGAAAGAGCCTTTAAGAATAATGATAATTACTTTCTGGTTATTCATCATTTACTAACCAAACTATTTTTGTTCCAATTGACTTCCACTGTAGTTTTTGTCCATATAATGGAAGTCGATGGGATATCAAACTGGTAACCAACatccttcaaaatatattccaCAGAAGAAACAAAGTCCAGGTTTTGGAACAAAGGGTGATTAaacaatgaaatttaaaattatttttggtGGATGTTCTTTTTGAGATACTATTATGAGTCTTTTAGTGGTAGTAGATAAGATTCAAAATTGTCCTTTTAAAGGAAACCCCCATGACAAGCACTTTATTCTAACTATAGAAACCAAGCCATCTCTGGCCTTTGTGCATGACATCCTCTCTCCACAACAGGATGGGTTGATCCTCATGTCCATgcttattgtgtgtttgtgacaaAAACAATCTCCATTCACTTCCTGTTGGCTTACAAAGACAACATTTTGTCTCCTTTACATACAATGCTGTCTGATAGCTTCCTAGATTGAGACACTAAGTGAATGGAAGCACAACCACAGCactgttttttatatatttttatcttaTTACAGTTAGTTTGCAGTCACACTCCGATTCATCAGAGATTCACTCTCATTTAGCTGTTTCCTGCAGTGCTATTATGCTCCATTAGTGATTTTATGTAGCTGTGGAAGACAGGGAAGGAAAGCTGCAGTGGGCAAAATTGTCAGTTTTTCTTCATGTGTATGTGCTGTTGAAGTCATTGAGAAATCAGGTCTGTTATGAAACCCTTTACACTGACCCATATTGTAAATTTGCTCTAGCACACTACAACTGACCTATTCGTAAAGTAAAACACTTCCTCTTGCATCTATTACTTAGTCACAGTGATAAGCTGAAGGTCATAccctttattttacatttacagaCTAGTAAAGCACTTCATGAAACAGTAATGGGACTGGGAGGTGCATAGCATTGGCTCTTTAGAAAACttaattctgattggtcaatcatgGTATTCTTTGTCTAAATTAGGCCTAAACAATGAGAATTGCTCAAGCCTATTGACACCTTTGTACCTGCTCCTACAAAAGAGTGCATACTGGCTCCTCTTCCAACATTCAGTGGGTTTATGAATTTATAGCTGTCATAGAGTGGCAAAATATAACTATACAATTTTCATATTTAATTACaaaaacgattacaattaaaaaaatattagatcTAATTATATGTAATATAATTCCCTCACTTTCATTTGTATAACGACCGTAAACCATATAACTGTCCCAGGCAACCGATTTCCTACATTAATAAtaagttaaattaatattttggggtcagtacgtttttgttgttgaaagaaattaaaacattttattcagcagggaTACATTAAATTAGAGTAAAGTCATTCATAATGTtactaaaaatgtatattttaagaataaatgtttcttcagcaccaaatcagcatattagaatgatttctgaaggatcatgtgacactcaaGACTGGAATGATGCTggaaaaattcagctttgccatcacatgaataaactgcattttaaaatatattgaaatataaaaaaggttattttaaattgcagtaatatttcacaatattaccgtttttattttctttaaattaatgcagccttagtgagcagaagagacattacattatattacaaaaacattacaaaatcccactgaccccaaacttttgaacaatagtgtaaaaaaatactttatctatgtttatttattaactcTGTAGCCAAGAGCCCccggtttgtttttgtgataaaGATCAGTATAATATCCAATGCACAGTATTTATGTTACTGCTCTACTGtacaattacatttaaattatgtgagctcagagaaaaactgtaaaacacaGCCATTTTATTCACAAAATGTTCTCAGTGGTGTGTGGACATGATTTTACAGCCACAGACCTATCatcaaacaaaaacactttaaacaaaaatacatttgagcTTTGTCCGTGccaaaatagaaaaccattatgtAATTTGTCACTGTGCATCTTTATCCACTTAGGTACATTTGTCTTTATTTTTTGCTCAGGGCTGTTGTGATTTAAGATGTGCATTTTAAACATCAACCTAATTGGACCAAACATTGCTGAGACGAGCAATATAATGGACGAGTTCTCCTGTCACACCATATTAATATGAATAACCTGTGGGATTCAGATGACATTTCATAAGTTTAAATATGTGTGCTTCTATTATCTTCTTccttattacattatatatttctaacttgtagagctGTATTATGACATTAGAAATCATTTGTCAGTGGAAACTTATCACATGTAAGCTGGCTCTCAAACAAATCCAAAAAGATTCGGGCTATTCTGTAGAGTCAATGAGACAAAGCGAAATGTGGGATGAGGCCTACCGCTGGGCTGAAAAGAGCATTCAGAAAAATCTCATTTCAAGAGCTGCCTAGTTTTACACCACGTATAATCTAGGTCAGTTATATTAGCCCTGGAGGTTAAGTCAAGCTCAAAGTgaagcatgctttgcatgtctGAACAGATGACATCATTACAATGGCTAGAAGGGTGATCCCAAACATCCCAGGGGGGCTGAAAGAAAGACCCATCCTAGCCAGTGTCACCTATTATATTGACGTGCAATAGACATAACAATCCTAATCAGCGATATCTGGGTTTTGTGCATctgtaaacataaatatattggGATTGGAATCCATGTCTTTGTTAATGCAGCTGGAGCTCCATCCTCATAGAGCCGTCACATTAACATATGGCATGCCCACTGTTCGATGAAATACGAATGGATGCATTATGCATAAAGGAATCATTAGGTgctcaaatcttttttttcttcctcgcAGCACCTGTCCAAGAGGCTCACCTTTGTTTTATAGCTTTGTCTGTAGTTCTGTCATGCCACGCCCTTCCATGTGTAAATGCATAACCATAAAATCAACATCGATTAAAAATAAAGACAACATAAAAAATGTCATGCTGCTCTTAATAAtctatacatttattaaagcaAGCCAACTATAGCACAAATGGACATGACAAATGGAACGGGAGGAATGCCGGTTCGAGAGTAGGCTACTGTAAAGAAAGAGCTGTCATTCCTTGCAACAAAGGATTGCACGCTATCAATGACagtggaatttttttttgtcctaCCTCGCAATCGTACAGATTCATTAACTGGCTAACTATCCACTCCTCCAAATTCAGCCGCCTCCTCAATTCTTTTCTGTCATATTTTACGGTCACTCGTCCTTGCTTCTGTGGCACTTCTTCTTCGGTACCGGGAGGTGTTTGAAAATAGACCCGGGGCTGAGGTGTCGTTTCCGGACTCGTTACCGCTGCCATTGTCCCTAATAGATTAAAAAAGGTGAGGTGAATTTAATGCTTCAATCAATTAGAGCATCAGTTCAATAGACAGAGCCGGTCATGTGCACATCCATTGcatgttgcaaaaaaagtgcCCCTTTTCTTAAATGGAACAGACCTTTTGGATTGCAAGCAGTCTGCAACGCTAGATGGGGATCAGGCAAAGGAGCTAGAAAACGAAAGTCAAATTCATTAGACTAATTGTGTGGCCGCGGTTTATCAAAGTCCATCTTCCCCAAATCGGTCCATCAATTGTCACAGAACCGCTTGTGGGCGCCTCCAAGTGTCCGCGCTGAAATACCAGCCGTTTGAGTCGGATCTTTTCAATGAATCAATTAGGCTAGTTCACTAAATGTCTAAAGTCAAAGTTGTGCTTTCCAAATAGCAATTATGACTCGACAATAAGACAGACATTAAAAACGTAGACGTTTTTAACCTAGAGACGCAATACAATATATGCACCTTAGAATAGGCACTTAATTAAATAGCATATGCGCCAGACTGTCCTGATGAGTTTTGAACTGCTAATTTGAACCGAACTGTTAGAACCGATTCACGAAAGAGTCGGACCTCCCATCACTATAAAATACCACCACGCAATATTTCCTTTTGGTCTTTATGCAGGCTGTGCCTATAGTGTTATAATATGGCTAAATTGTTTAATAGTAAATATCAGTTAGTCACGTATAATAAAATTTTAGGCACCAATAGCATACTGAAATTGTATGCCTCACCCCTCTTTTCAGTATTTGGACCATTCCAAACCaaatctccctctctctctctctctctctctctctctctctctctctctctctctctctctctctctctctctctctcacacacacacacacacacacacacacacacacacacacacacacacacacacacacacattgtgcaTCATGGTTATGCCAAGTGACCCTCCGTCTGTCTTCTCATTTTATCGTAAAATCCAACATTATGTAATATATTCAACCCTAATTGGTTCATTCACTCCAGTAAATCGCCATCATTTTTGCATCCGCTGAATTTGAATGGGTCCACTGCTCTCAAGCTATTTTATTGTCCATTTAgaatttaattgtattattattttattgggTTATTAATTATTCTTATTGGAATGAATGCCTACACATTCCTGCATTCCTGTATGATCCACAATACTTATAAATATTAGGCCTATAAGGATGCTGTGATATATTTTCATAATTATGTTGTAACATCCATTATTTTTAACAATATCATTTctacaagattttttttttagtttcaaCTCAATGTTCTGGTATTTCAGAGGATTGAAAATGTACAAATTTGAACAAAACACAAATAGGCCTACATATACAGTAATGTACTTACAATGAGAGATGCGGAAGAATTAAAAGCATAAAAGTGCATCACATATTTTTGGTAAAGCActttaatctttaaaaaaattctagCTGTTATGTTGTTTAAATCCTTAATTTTGTAAGTCCAGTGCTTTTTGAATAATGATTCTTTGTCATTACGACCCTTTATCCATTCCTGCTATATGAAAGTATGCAGGTTTACTTAAGGATTTGCCATTCATATttgtacaatatttttttagttagaatactagattaaaaaaaattagtgcATCACaaatcatataattaaaaagtaCGCCAAGGTGGCAGAACGCTATGGCCTAATTTTGGAAGTGTGCATTCTTGCATTCTTTTTCATTTATTATGTTGGAGGAATTTGTGTTGGTTCTcttttcaagatttttttttatttttatttttaattagcaacacattatgggcttgtgttgttttaaaggggtcatgaattgagaaatcaacttttcattCAGCCTTTGATGTATAAAAGTTAATCGTGATATAAGAATCATGATATTTGAAGCGGAAAACTTCCttattagtcaaagaaaagcttttattgacagcaGGCCCAGCAAATGCTCAATCTCAGAATGTGCCAACCTGTGACATCAGAATGTGGCGAAAGGCCACCTCAACAGAAGAAGAAgtgcctgattctgtagccccgcccaatGACTCGGAAATGTAACATAAATAATATGGGCCAACTTTGAGATAAACGGATCACGCTaccgagcaataaacatgccaaagatagcaagatattgcgctgtGCGGAAACAATcatggttgaactttattttgaatGAATATTCACCTCATGGGGAAGACATTGCGCGTTTGTTCCTTAATTTCACCACAaatttgtttgtaaacaagaggctggatttgcagacaggagGAGATTACACTAATTTGACAGTATTGCATTACAGACAGTTTatctattgattatgtgtacatcTGACTGAACCGTCTTGCACCAACAACAATGctatgctcaaaattgcttaaattatctttctttcccattctgacattcagtttggagttcaggagattgtcttgaccaggatcacacaatgcattgaagcaactgccatgtgattggttgattagataatgcATTATTGAGAAATTTGAACAGGCGTTCCTAAtaaggtgagtgtatatatatttcagTTTTCAGCATTCCTCCTTCACTCCTTCATTTGCATATCCTTTATCTGTAACATTTTATTGTTGTGTtagctacactgtaaacaaatatattgttggtttaacttaaaaaagtaagttacctggttgccttaaaattaaaaaattgaaataattttttttagttatacAACACAGGGGATTGGTTtatatagaaactcaaaatattatgttatcTGAACTACAATAATTAGTAGATTTGACAAATTATAAAATGCTGTGATAACAAAtcatgaaaattattatttgcaGTGTAACACCATCGTTGTAATGTGTGTTAGTTTATCAAAATCATCTAGGCTTTATGCTGAACGTCACATGAACAAACAGGAAAACAAGGCTCATTGCATCCGCTTTTCGGGGGAAAGGGCAGTCACTCCATATTTTACATAAGTTTGTTGAGCATAACTCCCATTGCAGATATTGATATTCATATAAGCGTATAACTTCGGTTGCAGGCGCAGTCTACTTTGATCGTTTCATTATGGCAGGCGGCTTGCACATAGCAGCCCACAGAAACAGCCACTATAATGAGCCATCTACACATCACAAGTTTTGGTCTTATTGCCTTCCATACTGGTGTGTggtatacagctctggaaaaaattaagagaccacttaacattgagaaatcaactaaAAATTCAGAGCTGTATAAAGTATGCCTATGTTATCAAGATGGCATTTGTTGACATTAGACTATAAATTGTATACATTGTACACTATAGGCTCTTGTTTAAAAAATTGGTGATCagtaatttttttgttaaaagtatcttatgctcactaaggctacatttatttgatttaacagtattgtgaaatattagtaCATACAATATGAATAACTGTTTTctcttttaatataatttaaaatgtggccTACTACATGTGCTGGTAaatattcagcatcattactcagtGTAACGTGACATgaatgatctttcagaaatcgtTCTGATATGCTCTGATTTAGAGAATTCCTTATTATGTTATCAgtgctaaaaacagttgtgctgctaagTATGTGGAAACGTATTTTCAGGACTCGCTGATGAGATACAGAAAGTTGAAAAGAATAGCATCTACTTGAAATAGAAAGTTTACCATATTGAATAGAATTTGACATTGTCACATTGTCTTTAGagtcacttttgataaattgaatgcatccttgctgaataaaagtaggcttaaataatagtaataatattcttaaataataaataggccaaataaaaagcaaaataaTCAAAAGAGCCCCTCTCATTCAAATatcaatgaaaatatttgtggtcaataaaacaaaacaaatttgaCTTATAATAAAATGACAATGTGTACAGTAGTAACGAACGGATCAAAATTCAGAAAATCAGTCagtctgaatccagcacttttagacggtatcccttctgcctttcattgcaacgacacttgagcgagttgcgttcaatcaactctctgtgtttcttgaacagaacaacctcctggacaacaaccaatccggcttcacacacacactgtattctcttctgagactgccttgctctcggttactgaggcactgagactggcaaaagcagcttccaaatcctcagtgcttatcctgctggatctgtctgctgcttttgacacagttaaccacgaTCAACTCTTAAGATGGACacctcaggaactgctctccagtggtttaaAGTCTTAACTCTCAGGTAGGTCATGgtgaggtgaagtgtctaagtcacctAGATACTGGAGTTCCCCAGGGCttagtgcttggaccacttctcttctccatctacatgtcatcattaggttctgtcattcagaaacacggcttctcctatcactgctatgctgatgacactcaactctacttctcatttcaaccagatgatcctccAGTTGGTGTTCGTATAGCTGTCtgcctgacagacatttctggaTGGATGAAGGAGGATCGCCatcaactcaatcttgcaaagataTAACTACTTGtggtctcaaccaacccagcacttcataaAAAATTCTCCATTCAGCTATAGGTTCATCAACcaactccatccaggacagccaggaaccttgaagttgtgattgatgaccaggtAAACTtaactgaccacattactgcaacagcctgCAGATTTAACtgccttatacaacattaggaagtttagacccttcctatcagaacaagccacacaactcctggtccaagcttttgttctctccagactggactattgtaatgctcttctagctGGCCTTACAGCATGCACtgtcaaacccttgcagctgatccagaatgtagaggcgagagtggtctttaatgagccgaagagagctcaTGTTacacctctcttcatcagactgcactggttgccaatggctgctcgcatcaaattcaaggcactggtgcTCGCCTACAAAGCGACCACCGGCTCTGCAGCAATATAGATAAACTTGCTTGTTCCAACTTACACACcttccagaagcttgcgttctgcaagTAAACAACGCCTTGTGGATCC
Encoded here:
- the ppp1r14ba gene encoding protein phosphatase 1, regulatory (inhibitor) subunit 14Ba gives rise to the protein MAAVTSPETTPQPRVYFQTPPGTEEEVPQKQGRVTVKYDRKELRRRLNLEEWIVSQLMNLYDCEEDEVPELEIDVDELLDLPNDVERAIRVKMLLVDCYKPNDDFVAALLEKVRGMQKLSTPQKKGELTP